The following proteins are encoded in a genomic region of Herminiimonas arsenicoxydans:
- the rpmH gene encoding 50S ribosomal subunit protein L34 (Evidence 2a : Function of homologous gene experimentally demonstrated in an other organism; PubMedId : 90239034, 10094780, 2415431, 6329723, 783033; Product type s : structure) — translation MKRTYQPSVVRRKRTHGFRVRMATRGGRAVLNARRAKGRKRLAA, via the coding sequence ATGAAACGTACTTACCAACCTTCCGTCGTACGCCGCAAGCGCACTCATGGCTTCCGTGTCCGTATGGCAACCCGCGGTGGCCGCGCTGTGCTCAATGCACGTCGCGCCAAAGGCCGCAAACGCCTCGCTGCTTAA